Part of the Mytilus galloprovincialis chromosome 14, xbMytGall1.hap1.1, whole genome shotgun sequence genome is shown below.
CAATCTGGATATGTACTACAGGCTGATAACCAAActtgtacaggtaaatcactgTTATCACGTCATTTCTGGAATAATGTCTTTCATCGAAAAAGATCGTCAATTTTGCACATCTTTTTGACTTAATTTACCAAATAGAAGGCacgcctgtatccctgctctTATAAAGTTTCCAGCACTTTCAGAATCGTCATTCTGAGTGGAAGTatagaaataatttatgttccGTAAGTACGTAACTTGATTCCTGTACGACTGAGGGAGGGTGACCATCTTATTAGATTTTGgtttccaaaatattttgtaaagtaTAGAATCAAAATAAATCACCCGTTTATCAGCATGTGTTGGAAATGACGATGACAACATTCTGGTCACGTGGTGAAGGAATTCACATTACAGATTTAACTAACTACCGTATCACAGAACTACCGTATTGATAATACCTTATATGAAAAGTGTCACTTGATGGTCACAGaccttaaataaaatattcatataataagGTCTTTATTGTGAGCTTTAAAAACCAACCAAACAGCAAAAGGCTGGAGGTTCCTAATTATATTGAaacattccttattccttattgatatggaacaaaaattgaattgaatGTTACCACagtcaaatctttaaaaaaatatattttgtttgtagatataaatgaatgtaacGATGACAGTAAAAATCTGTGTTTTGATAAGTCAACTTGCTCTAATATAGCAGGAAGTTTCAAATGTAGTTGTACAATTGGTCAGTTCTTGGAGAACGATCGTAGAACTTGTTCAGGTGAGTGCAAAGTAtttagaaaacaacaataaaaccatttttttaatttatatatatatatatatatatatatatatataggcgtaaaaaataattttcacatgtgcagatatatatattcattaaataaaataagtaaataagtaaaaagttaacagttccattctatcgatttcatcctaccattgggactcttcaggataactgtTGTAGTGTCGCTATAGGCGACGTCGTTAAGGAGGTAGCGACACTACAacagttatcctgaagagtcccaatggaaggatgaaatcgatagaatggaactgttaactttttacttattttattatttcatttaatgaatatatatatatatataaatgattttttccCCTTTAATTGAAATGAGATATGGCAAATTGAAGTTATTACTAAAATGATACAATTAATCTTTTGGCagaaaaattaattgaattttcaaaattcaacttcGCATggacctttttaattttttatatattacatgaCATATTGCTGTACATTATAGATTGTGATCAGTTTCACTGGGGTGACAACTGTAATAATACATGTAACTGTGGTGCTGGTGCAGAGAGGTGTGACAGTATAACCGGATGTGTGTGTAAATCAGGATGGCAGGGGACCAAGTGTGATGCTGACATTAATGAGTGTAATAGTGTAGTCAACCCGTGTGATACATCTTCCAACCAAAGATGTGTCAACACACCTGGCACCTTTGTCTGCAAGTGTGTGACTGGTTATCAGAATAAAACAGGAACCTGTACTGGTGAGCAAAACATGATTTTGATGTCAATACTATTATTAGAAATTTTGCATAACTATTAGATTTAAATCCAAAAACAATGTCTTCTATAGTCATGATAATGAAAATGAAGGTAGATGATCTTCAATAGAACCAAATACCATCAAACCATACTACAGCCCTATTCAAGTCTATTCTACGTTgtcatatatataatatgaaagGTCACTTGAATTAGTCTACCTAACAATTTTATGTCATCAagtttagtatattttttttgtacaaaggATTGGAATTTTAAAAGATGCAAACGTAGAAGTAATTGAATCTAGtttaaaattccaaaattttGTTTATGTAAAGTGGTTGAGGGCTCTTTGGTAAAACCTGATTACCTTTTTGCAGATGTAAACGAGTGCAATGATAATCCATGTGATCAACTATGTACCAATACAGACAGAAGTTATAAATGTAGTTGTAACACTGGTTTTACAAAAGATGCTAATGAGAAATGTCAAGGTAGTATTGATTATTTAGTATTTAGTTGGAAAATTCTACATCAGATCCCAGTATCACATTCTGTGTAATAATTCTACTGAGATGTATTCAGTAAAATGTTATGTCATTTGCTAATGATGtgttgaaacaaaagaaaaatcaaacaattaatttacattatttgtaTTAAGGGTGGAAACAATTCAATAGCTCatagtctttttaatttttaaaatcgtTTTTAAAATCGTTAACTACGAAGTTTTATGAATAAATTAGTCGCCTTCATCTCTAATTATTTGAATCAAATGACAACTTTATATAGAAAAAGTTCAAAATTCAAATAGAAATTGTCTTCATAGACTGCTTAAATAAACGAGCACAACATcagtaatttgaagaaaaaaaaaattatgagttGCAACTTTGAAATAGCTgccgaaatatataaaaaaaaacttatattcaGTGACGTTTTGGTGAACCGTGTTTATTAGTCGAATAATGATTTTGTAGATATCAACGAATGTGACACAACCTTGAACAAGTGTGACCAGAACTGTCTTAATACTCCAGGAAGTTATAAGTGTTCTTGTAATGATGGATACCTTCTCAGCCCAACAGACAAGAGAAAATGCACAGGTAACTGTTTTTGTCAGGAAATTCTGAATTCTTGTTCCACTTTGATAACTACATAGTTGAAAATTAGAATTAACTCTTATTTCATATAATCCTACATGTATTTCATGTTGGTTTTTAAAATGTCGAAAATTGATTACATAATCAGTCTTGTGTTTtgaataaattaattgtttttactAAATGTCGTTTTGATTCTGGATACCATTGAAATGATAATAAGATTCGACTTATGCAACTTAATGGCTTTAATATTTTAATGTACCtatcatataataaaataatcTGGTAAAGATATGATTCCAAATGTGTGTATTCATTGCAATACTTatgtataatatattattatttttcacaGTTAAGACCCAATGTTTCAGTTTCAATTGTACCAATCCAGGAACTTGTGCTGTTAAATCTGATGGATCAGAATACTGTACATGTCCAACAGGATACAATCTAACAATGGCTGATAATGTAACTGGAATCTGTGAaagtatatttattttgtatttcccATGATTAGTAATTTGACACAGTAAAGATTGCAAAATGTGGTACATTATTATTAAAACTGAATCCATCATGATTATGTTTATAATTAAGATTTAAGAATAATCCTGATGAATACAAGGAGAAGTGGGGGGTATCTTAAAAAAACACATAcagaaaaaacatataaaaatggaAACACATATTACGTCTCCAATGACATTTCTATActttcattgtaaaaaaaaatgctacagTCATGAAATTTGGATTACATGAATGAACTCTGATAATGTGAAAGagtatttgattttaattaaatcCAGAAATATCTATAAATGGTATTTGTTATCTtgtagttgttgtccattcgtttgatgtgttttatcatttgattttgacatttgattagggactttccgttttgatttctCCTCGGaaattagtatttttgtgattttactttttttcttaataaatcCCTTTACCAAATGTAATTGTAATGAACAAACACAAAGGAAAAAGAAGCaccaaaaataattcataaaaatcaGCAAGAGTGTATATCACCAGAAATTTCTATAACATGTTCACCAGAAATGTCTATAAAAGTATCTTTATTGCTAACTTAATTGAAGACcagtatattttttaaatatttcagacATCTATGAGTGTGAACGAAGCAATCCATGTGCAGATAAGTGTACTGATAAAATACCAGGGTACGAATGTTCCTGTACCAAAAATGGTACAAAACTGGACATTGATGAACAGAGTTGTACAGGTTGGTATAAAATTTTAGggtttctgttgtttcattgttttccttttatagttgatgtgtttccctcagttttagtttgtaatccggatttgtttttctctcaatcgatttatgacttttgaacagcctTAATAAATGTAGTGAATATTTATATTCCATTTGTTTTCTGTGTGTAAAAAATCTAAATAGAACAATTACAATGTAGAAAGACTTTTTGGTTAAGATCAAATAGAAAACAGTCGCAAATTGTATTAAAGAAAgatttttccatttatattttGTTCTCTAAGTCGAAACATGGAGTTATATACTtatcaaacatgttaaacaaacTTCAATATTCATATATGTGGATGTCTGTGTGAAATTAAACTATAACAAATTACATGGTCTTGATCGATACTTAACAAAATTCAATCTTTTCTTTAGCTTGTGCTGAAGGAGAATGGGGACAGAACTGTGTTGAAAACTGTTCATGTGTGATAGGAAACACCAAGTCTTGTAACAGTACAGATGGAAGTTGTAATTGTAAAACTGGTTGGAAGGGAGATAAATGTGAATCAGATATCAATGAATGTCTAAGAAACACAACACTATGCCAGGCTAATTCAATGTGTGAAAACACCAATGGATCTTATATTTGTGTCTGTAATGATGGTTATTTTAACTCTGCTGATGTTTGTAAAGGTTAGTTTTCCGAAGGAAAAAAAATTGTCTATTTATAGCTGGAATTTTCAACTTGGTAATTAACTTTAACTGTTtggttatatatttatttcttttgcacACGATACATTGAGAATGATATCTACTTTTATATTGGATATAATTCTATGTTGTACCAAACATGAGATTGTAGGATGTTTCATCTTCATTATCTATTTGAAATTTTATGAATGCAATAAACTCTTGCATCTTTGTGATTCATCAAAACTCAATTGTGCCTGAAATTTTAACTTCTAATACATTGCGTTAAAATACTTttcagtcatttaaaaaaaaaattttctgcCGTTTTACATACATAGCTCACTATGGTCTctattaatatttatattcaaatagcTTGTCTGTTCAAGGTATTTAGAAATAACATGATTTTAATTTGAGTATTttccaaatgtaaaacaatttacacACATTAGATAGACTAACAGAACGAGTTAAATGAAGAGTTATGTCATTGGCAATCAGTACACATCTTTTAGTTTTATATTAAGACACCAAAGTACTGATGTAAGAATATTCGCAGATACTGAAAGATGCAGTCAAATACAAATATGATCTGCAATACCAAAATAGAAGTAAGGACCTCAAATAAACAAGACTACTTGTTGAATCAAGTTGTCATACAGAGTAAACTATGTCAATAATTGTTAGAGTAACAAATTAAAcaggcaaaaaaataaaaatatagaatatgacagtttttgttttttaacatttttttccgtTATTTTTTGCTAACAGATcatgaaatcatttttttatttttcgtgtaGACATAGATGAATGTGGAAATAGTAATTTGAACAACTGTACAGAGAATACTTCCTGTTTTGACACAGAAGGCAGTTTTTATTGTGTTTGTGACGCAGGGCATACTGGTCAAGGCGATGTATATTGCACAGGTTagttttttatgatcttttatCATTGGCTACCATTATAATTTTCTAGTCAAGCTAGTTAATCTTGAGAAATGTCCTAGTTTCCTTGAatcttttctaattttttttttattttcacaaaatgctTGTTTAGTTTATTGTGTAGAAGCAGCAGATGGCAGGCACAATTAGCGATAAAATACATTACCAGTAATTTCATATacattaaactttacaatataccACTTGTAGTTTTGTCAGGGCAAAAAATGATAAATCATTTAAGTTATAATGTATCTGCTACAATCATTATCATAATGTTGGTTAACCtatcataatattttattttttattatcctTGTTGATACTGTTTAAATATCACATGGCTAAATTATTTCTATACGCTTTGTATCATTTATCATCTGGcgtaaaaacatgaaaaagaggAAAAACTGTCCAAACGCACTGTTGTCCGAGGTTTAAACAGGTTTGTTACACTGCATTAAAATATCATAAACGGAATCTTATGCTTGAatttatcaaaattgttttatgcTACATAAGTTCTAGAAACTACAACTCAGGGAAATACTACTCAAGAAGCTACAACACAACAGGCTACAACGCAAGAAGTTACAGCACAAGATGGTACAACACAAGAAGCTACAATCCAAGAGGCTACAACGCAAATAGCTACAACACAAGAAGCTACAACAGAACAATCTTCCACAACACAAGCTACAACACAAGAAGCTATAACGCAAATAGCTACAATACAAGAAGCTACAACAAAACAAACTTCCACAACACAAGTAGCTACAAATCAAATAGCTACAACACAACAGGTTACAGTTAAGACTACAACTCCAAAGGCAACAACCAAGGTTGTCACAACAAAAGGTGGAACaacagaaaaaacaacaacacaagaGGCAACAGTCAAAGATGAGACAACTACTGAAGGTATTCAAGAATTGaagttcaattttttaaaaagaacctgattttttttctttgaaaacaaaacaaatacatgtttatttgttttcatataaaattgCAATAGAATGACAATAAgatctttaaaaagataaatttgaTTAGATAATACTTAtgaatattgttttacttttttttattcattcaatcttctaaaaaaatgtactttaacTGCCTAAAAGCGGCAGTTAAAACATTAAAGTAGTTCAGATTTTGATTATGCATTTGAATACAACTGTCTTAATTGATGTTCTGGCATATGCGATTGTACATGAAAATTTAGAATTATCCtacataataaaaaattatgCTGACTCATTTACTACATAATAAtcagtttaaaagaaaagaacagtgaaaaagaataatgaaacataaaaacaaatggaCTTCTCTTCATTTTcagttttcaataatttattctTATACATTTCTTTTTAAGATTGTACCAACTATCTATATCATTCCCTGGTAAATAActtattacaaagaaaatggaATTTGCAGCTTCTCTACTGCATTCCTTATAAGGATTATTGCAAAGCTGTTTTAAATGATAAGCTGTATAAAACATGGTAAAGCTAATTGATATGATATCAGTTTTTAACTGTGGAATTCCTCATGCAAATCACTGCAGAGGCGTGTTACTCTAAAAGTGAGTGATATGCATACAATGATAACTAAACACATCTCTGTTTACAACTGCATTGCTGAAATGGTTTGCTTGCAGGACTTTTATAATAGCTATTAGATAGGTGCAAAAGGAACCactttcttctttcattttttttattcttcagaTTGGTTGTTGCACTGTTACGTCAATGTCCAAGCTTAAACAAAGTTTTCATGTGAAATACGTTCTgagtatccacgaaaataaacagataataaaaaaatataaacatgttttttcATTATTACCaatctttttaaatttatgaaatatacattttgCGATACTGTTTTGTTCTAATTCATTACCTTATATAATTCATTTATAAACATATCATACCATGAAAGGACGCCAGTTGTTGCTTTGGATCATAGTATGacttgtaaatacaaaaaaaataaatcttgcaAAAAGTAGTCAAAATCTGATATTTTGTATCCAAAAACTGTATGTTTTCctaatattttattgaatagaAACCAGTTCTGattgtaattttaaataatagatcAATTTATAAGTAAGAGATGGCAAATGTCATGCCCCGTCGTAAACTCTGTAATGCAGTAAATAAAAGAATTGGAAAATTCTATCTTAAATACATAATATAGATGCCTAAAATTACACAGGTTTCATCTGGCAattgtctcatttttttttatggttcagAGACTgcataaacaatttttttttatcaagtgaTTTAACTTATTGTAAGCAGTAATGAGTATTAAAGGAAAAATGTATTTCGGTATTTGGAATTATTacaagatatacatgtatgtccgaTAGGGTTAACCtgacattattttcaaaattctttgGTCAGAATTAAGCTTTTATGATTAGTATCAATTTTTTAGACActgttatcatgtatatcttttgtatagtcattttataaaatctaCTGTTTTCaatagtttgaattatttttagtAATAAGAATGTTCTTGTCTCTGAAGGTtattaaaaaagtaaataatttcgTTAAACTTTATTTCAGTGAGTGTTCCAACAACAACATATACGCCTATTTCTGGTAAgtgttttttaattctatttattatacatttttaccaagtatttttatttagttttaatgttGATGGCTCGTCATACTGAAATTGGAGAACACGATTTGATTTTAAGCGATATTCAATTCTCACTCTCGTTTTGAAACTTGTATGTAGTAACACTCTGTCAccattaaatatgtttttaattttaaagttgtaaGACATGAGTTGTGATTTATGTATGTAATCACTAGTTCTCATCTAGATAAAGGTACATTAATCTGGTGAATAGCAAGAAATAACAATCAATTTGTGAAGATATGTTTCattatatttccttttttaaaaatataagaaataagacTTCTGTTGGTTTTCTGATTTCCGCTCATCAAACCATCTTTGTATCTCACAATCTTGCATTTAAGAGTTCCTTTAGTATCATGTTTAGTCAGAATTATTAATATTAACTACCGGGTATCcagattttaatattttgaaattgataatTCTTTTTATAGGTGAAATAAAAGTAGAAGTAATTCTGACAATAAGTGTCAATCCTAGTGGAGACTTGACCAATGAAAAGACTGTTTACTATCAAGAATTATTAAATGAGACTTTTGCAGTGGTAAGTTCATAAACAATGCCCATGAATGTCGTATTTGTTCCAACCTTATTGACTGATATTGTAATTATCTGAAGATTgcttataatgatttattttagtATCCATGTTGCTTTAAAACTGTCTTGGAAAAGGCATTTTGGTTTGAATGTTTTAATGGAACAATTGGATCATTAATACctttgtaatcatggtaatatctAAAAAGAACGATTCAAAACGGTTAAGAGAAAGTAGAAAGAACAGAACTTAAAGAAGAATACACCATAGTCCAAGAGTAAAAAGAATAATGGAACAATCAGAAGTCAACCATCGAGCTCTGTGTCCttacattaaaaaacaaaaattctgaTTTCAAAAACAAGTGGTCTCAGAACCAATAGCAACATTAAATGCATTAAACTGATTAATACCGGAATCTTCTGAAAAAGTCAATATAAATTTCTAGGTGAAATAGAACAAACATTGATAGCAAAATTGTTTACGAATTTAAATTGTATTATCTTAATGTAATCGAAGCGTACGTAAACCTTTTCCAGTTTGTGAGAacaatttttccttatttttcagATGACACATTACTACTCTTCTTCAGCTGCGACAAAAACAATTTCATTAGAGTAGTTGTTTATAGAATAAGGTAGTAGTTGTTTATAGAACAAGGTAGGAGAAGCTACACATATACTAAATATTCCTTTTCCATTAATTTGCAAATAGTCTAATGAGCATGGTACAATTGTCTTCATCGTGTTTATcattcaaaatatatgaaaattaaatgacaacAGGAATCGTGAAAATTCTCTGGGTCTTAATTCATTGCATAACATCGGCTAAGAAATAAAAAGGGCTCGTAATGAAGAGGACATACTTCTTGTCTTTGTATattttgaatgttccttttgTCTTGTTTTGTTAAGGGTCGTTCAGATGAGTGCATAAACAATGCAATTACATCTTTACCAAGATACTCAACAAATGTGTTGTCTTAATTCAAAAGTGGTACAATTTTATTTGGATTTTGTAAAGTGTTTGTTCTTGGGATCAGTGTGGTCCTAAGATGTATTTTTTCATGGTTAATACTCATAACTCTTTGTATGAGGAATATGTTTGCTATCATGATGAAAAGACTTAAAATATGACCATAATCTtgaaaaaagttatatatatattcatatatcatttgaaaaataaaaccgagagaaacacagtAACTACAAAACgaaaacaaaagaacaacaaGAACACTAAAGTGAAACAAAAATAAacgtaaaacaaaataatatacatagaaacaaactatttaataAAAACTTCCATTTCCTCACTTTGAACAAGAcgtttaaagaacaaaatgcgagttgaacctggtttaatggatagccaaacctcccgctgcATGACAATGTTATACAAATAAAGCTAAAATGACAATACTGtgtgacagaaatacagaagaaacATACACAGGAAAATGCATAACAGAGAAAAGCACTAACAAGAAGTATTATAGTCAACTCAACATGCAAACGACACAAAGGTATCTTGTTTACACCTGTTCAAAACATTTATGGGttgcatttaaaagaaatgtatgGTTTCATGATTTAAAATTCCTGAT
Proteins encoded:
- the LOC143059297 gene encoding uncharacterized protein LOC143059297, encoding MTLLFLDINECLDGTDNCTSTSNCTNTDGSFTCICLEGFRKFGSECQDIDECTERTSGCEQICANSDGTFSCSCVYGFELLADGKCNQTIFDVCALQNLTCSYGCDNTTNPGTWECICRKGYLLDSNSGVCSNINECDASVCTQTCQDTVGSYTCSCYTGFKLNADKTSCSACVSPFYGDNCASQCNCGPGALRCDPSRGCVCNSAWTGTYCDVDANECVDTPDICQSNDKTCVNEDGGYECNCRSGYEKVSADDNVPCADINECSSATTNKCPATISTCQNTDGGYTCRCNTGYQTKNSYECKDVNECTTESDDCEQDCVNNVGSYNCRCLFGYELNNDRKTCKQVSDPCGTLSNLTCSYACRLKDSTAFCYCQSGYVLQADNQTCTDINECNDDSKNLCFDKSTCSNIAGSFKCSCTIGQFLENDRRTCSDCDQFHWGDNCNNTCNCGAGAERCDSITGCVCKSGWQGTKCDADINECNSVVNPCDTSSNQRCVNTPGTFVCKCVTGYQNKTGTCTDVNECNDNPCDQLCTNTDRSYKCSCNTGFTKDANEKCQDINECDTTLNKCDQNCLNTPGSYKCSCNDGYLLSPTDKRKCTVKTQCFSFNCTNPGTCAVKSDGSEYCTCPTGYNLTMADNVTGICENIYECERSNPCADKCTDKIPGYECSCTKNGTKLDIDEQSCTACAEGEWGQNCVENCSCVIGNTKSCNSTDGSCNCKTGWKGDKCESDINECLRNTTLCQANSMCENTNGSYICVCNDGYFNSADVCKDIDECGNSNLNNCTENTSCFDTEGSFYCVCDAGHTGQGDVYCTVLETTTQGNTTQEATTQQATTQEVTAQDGTTQEATIQEATTQIATTQEATTEQSSTTQATTQEAITQIATIQEATTKQTSTTQVATNQIATTQQVTVKTTTPKATTKVVTTKGGTTEKTTTQEATVKDETTTEVSVPTTTYTPISGEIKVEVILTISVNPSGDLTNEKTVYYQELLNETFAVMTHYYSSSAATKTISLE